One window of the Allosaccharopolyspora coralli genome contains the following:
- the nuoK gene encoding NADH-quinone oxidoreductase subunit NuoK, with translation MSLEVFLLLGAGLFAIGLFGALSQQSIVMLMMGLELMLNGVIVAAAAFWHYVAPSNADGQVLIIVVITAMAVEMAVGFAVVTAIFRARDVDMTDMAADLKE, from the coding sequence ATGAGTCTGGAGGTGTTCCTGTTGCTCGGTGCCGGGCTGTTCGCCATCGGTCTGTTCGGTGCGCTGTCGCAGCAGTCGATCGTGATGCTGATGATGGGCTTGGAGCTGATGCTCAACGGCGTTATCGTCGCGGCGGCGGCGTTCTGGCACTACGTTGCTCCGTCCAATGCGGACGGTCAGGTGCTGATCATTGTGGTGATCACCGCGATGGCGGTGGAGATGGCGGTCGGTTTCGCCGTGGTGACGGCGATTTTCCGCGCTCGGGATGTGGATATGACCGACATGGCCGCGGATCTCAAGGAGTAG
- a CDS encoding NADH-quinone oxidoreductase subunit J — MVTVALFWLFAVGALVSGFLVFWLDSMARVTFALLASFVFVAAEVILLGLAYLGVVIVLMMVMEMVIMVVFMIMYMMNPAGLMPMAMYHNKTGAMALSVGTFVALAAGIVLVDWPQRTGAPPPDPTFALGQALMGPHMLTMMTLGVALFATIVATVVLATHRGRYDRLGDDLRATRADDPVGGGIGR, encoded by the coding sequence GTGGTGACGGTCGCCTTGTTCTGGCTGTTCGCGGTCGGCGCCCTGGTATCCGGGTTCCTGGTGTTCTGGTTGGACTCGATGGCCCGGGTGACCTTCGCGCTACTGGCCTCATTCGTGTTCGTCGCCGCCGAAGTGATCCTGCTGGGGCTGGCCTACCTCGGTGTGGTGATCGTGCTGATGATGGTCATGGAAATGGTGATCATGGTCGTGTTCATGATCATGTACATGATGAATCCCGCCGGGCTGATGCCGATGGCGATGTATCACAACAAGACCGGAGCCATGGCGCTGTCGGTGGGCACCTTCGTGGCGCTCGCGGCGGGCATCGTCCTCGTCGACTGGCCACAGCGCACCGGGGCACCGCCGCCGGACCCGACGTTCGCACTCGGACAAGCACTGATGGGCCCGCACATGCTGACCATGATGACCCTCGGGGTGGCGCTGTTCGCCACAATCGTGGCCACCGTCGTGCTCGCCACCCACCGGGGACGCTACGACCGGCTCGGGGACGACCTGCGCGCCACGCGGGCCGACGATCCGGTGGGCGGGGGGATCGGTCGATGA
- a CDS encoding complex I subunit 1 family protein: MGEAPVWSVVVLPALLGVGAFAAVAFDAALHVRAAGRPVSVSVIAPLRAVVRLLITQRRATTAADVVLWRTGVVLVPVLAVLAGLVLPLGGVAVADLAVGVVWFNAMEILAWAAVWMAGWGPNAALSLVGGYRFVAQGLAYELPHMFALITAATAAGTLRVGGIVEAQSGLWFVVWMPVAFVVYLLSAMAMAFWGPFDAPLGRDLAGGAAGELSGVDRLVFLGGRWLLLVVAVAMSVPLFLGGGSGPWLPGWVWTVLKTAAVLGVVVWFGRRFPTVRMERFAELAWVVLIPLTILQALVVALVVLIR; encoded by the coding sequence ATGGGTGAGGCTCCTGTGTGGAGTGTGGTCGTGCTGCCCGCGCTGCTGGGGGTGGGCGCGTTCGCGGCGGTGGCCTTCGACGCGGCCCTTCACGTGCGTGCGGCTGGGCGGCCGGTGTCGGTGTCGGTGATTGCGCCGCTGCGCGCGGTGGTGCGGCTGCTGATCACGCAACGGCGCGCGACCACGGCAGCCGACGTCGTGCTGTGGCGCACCGGTGTGGTCCTCGTTCCGGTCCTTGCGGTGCTGGCCGGGCTGGTGTTGCCACTGGGCGGGGTGGCCGTGGCGGATCTCGCGGTCGGGGTCGTGTGGTTCAACGCGATGGAGATCCTGGCGTGGGCGGCGGTGTGGATGGCCGGCTGGGGCCCGAATGCGGCGCTGTCCCTGGTCGGTGGTTACCGGTTCGTGGCCCAGGGGTTGGCCTACGAGTTGCCGCACATGTTCGCGCTGATCACGGCAGCCACTGCGGCGGGCACGTTGCGGGTGGGCGGGATCGTCGAGGCTCAGTCCGGTTTGTGGTTCGTGGTGTGGATGCCGGTCGCTTTCGTCGTCTACCTGCTCAGTGCGATGGCGATGGCGTTCTGGGGCCCGTTCGACGCGCCGCTGGGACGGGATCTCGCCGGGGGAGCGGCGGGGGAGTTGTCCGGGGTGGACCGGCTGGTGTTCCTCGGCGGGCGGTGGTTGCTGCTGGTGGTCGCGGTGGCGATGTCGGTGCCGCTGTTCCTCGGAGGAGGCAGTGGTCCATGGCTGCCGGGCTGGGTGTGGACGGTGCTCAAGACGGCCGCGGTGTTGGGCGTGGTCGTGTGGTTTGGTCGCCGGTTTCCCACGGTGCGGATGGAGCGGTTCGCCGAGCTTGCCTGGGTGGTGCTGATCCCGCTGACGATTCTGCAGGCGTTGGTCGTCGCGTTGGTCGTGTTGATCCGGTGA
- a CDS encoding NADH-quinone oxidoreductase subunit A, giving the protein MSGFVAALLLLVVAVGVVGVVYGVAWLVQVAPGSAVTVPFLSGNAPSEHAFSRFHVRWYVLTMVYLAFEMEMLFMYPWTLVVSSVGTSAVVEMFVFLGILLAGVAYAWREGALRWA; this is encoded by the coding sequence ATGAGCGGATTCGTGGCGGCCCTGCTGCTGCTTGTCGTCGCCGTGGGGGTGGTCGGGGTCGTGTACGGGGTCGCCTGGCTTGTGCAGGTGGCGCCCGGCAGCGCGGTCACGGTGCCGTTCCTGTCCGGCAATGCACCATCCGAGCACGCCTTTTCGCGCTTTCACGTGCGGTGGTATGTGCTGACGATGGTCTACCTGGCGTTCGAGATGGAAATGTTGTTCATGTATCCGTGGACTCTCGTCGTCTCCTCGGTGGGGACGAGTGCGGTCGTCGAGATGTTCGTGTTCCTGGGGATTTTGCTGGCCGGTGTGGCCTATGCGTGGCGGGAGGGAGCGCTGCGATGGGCATAA
- a CDS encoding metal-sensitive transcriptional regulator, with protein sequence MHGYTHDKDKYAKRLRRIEGQVRGLAKMIEGDQDCIDVLTQVSATTKALQSVALGLMDEHLKHCVAEALTEGGDAADEKVREASDAIARLVRS encoded by the coding sequence ATGCACGGATACACCCACGACAAGGACAAGTACGCCAAGCGGCTACGCCGGATCGAAGGCCAGGTCCGCGGGCTGGCGAAGATGATCGAAGGCGATCAGGACTGCATCGACGTGCTCACACAGGTCAGCGCAACGACCAAAGCGCTGCAGTCGGTGGCGCTGGGCTTGATGGACGAGCACCTCAAGCACTGCGTCGCCGAAGCGCTCACCGAAGGCGGCGACGCCGCCGACGAAAAGGTCCGCGAAGCCAGCGACGCGATCGCTCGCCTGGTGCGCTCCTGA
- a CDS encoding heavy-metal-associated domain-containing protein — MTETTYTVTGMTCEHCARSVTEELNEINTVSDVAVDVDTGAVTVTSAEPLSDADVRAAVEEAGYQLAAQ; from the coding sequence ATGACCGAGACGACCTACACCGTGACCGGTATGACCTGCGAACACTGCGCCCGGTCGGTGACCGAAGAACTCAACGAGATCAACACCGTCTCCGACGTCGCAGTCGACGTGGACACCGGCGCAGTAACCGTGACCAGCGCTGAACCACTCAGCGACGCGGACGTGCGCGCCGCGGTCGAAGAAGCCGGCTACCAGCTAGCAGCCCAGTAG
- a CDS encoding heavy metal translocating P-type ATPase, whose protein sequence is MSTTTDRSTSSPSQEVELAIGGMTCASCAVRVEKKLGKLDGVTATVNYATEKAKVTYPEGTDPQQLVDQVEAAGYTATFPHPADDDAAATNEGQADDPTRSLRERFIISAVLSVPVIALAMVPVLQFTYWQWISLTLAAPVVVWGAWPFHRAAWTNLRHGAATMDTLISMGTLAAFAWSLYALLFGTAGMPGMTHPFELTVQSGSGDGNIYLEVAAGVTTFILAGRYFEARSKRRAGAALRALLELGAKDVAVLRDGREQRISTDQLAVGDHFVVRPGEKIPTDGVIEVGSSAVDASMLTGESIPVEVGQGDSVTGATVNAGGRLVVRATRVGSDTQLAQMAKLVEDAQTGKAAVQRLADRISSVFVPIVIALALGTLAFWLFSGAGAAAAFTAAVAVLIIACPCALGLATPTALLVGTGRGAQMGILIKGPEVLESTRRIDTVVLDKTGTVTSGQMSLIAVHAADGVDESEALWLAGAAEHASEHPLARAIARGAADRVGQLPAVEEFTNVEGLGVQAVVSGHAVLVGRPALLEQWSQPLPDDLAAAQTTAENQGHTAVVVAWDGRACAVLEVADAVKPTSAEAIAQLRTLGLQPVLLTGDNDTVARTVATEVGIDEVIAEVLPQDKVDVVTRLQREGRVVAMVGDGINDAAALAQADLGLAMGTGTDVAIEASDLTLVRGDLRAAVDAIRLARRTLGTIKGNLFWAFAYNVAALPLAAAGLLNPMIAGAAMGFSSVFVVANSLRLRRFRSTITDTPETRTSSASPQLVTTTGS, encoded by the coding sequence ATGAGTACCACCACTGATCGCTCCACCAGCTCGCCTAGCCAGGAGGTCGAGCTGGCCATTGGGGGCATGACCTGCGCCTCGTGCGCCGTCCGGGTCGAGAAGAAGCTGGGCAAGCTCGACGGAGTCACCGCCACGGTCAACTACGCGACCGAGAAGGCCAAGGTGACCTACCCGGAGGGCACGGACCCACAACAGCTCGTCGACCAGGTCGAAGCCGCTGGCTACACCGCCACATTCCCCCACCCCGCCGACGACGACGCAGCCGCCACGAACGAGGGCCAAGCCGACGACCCGACCAGGTCACTACGGGAACGGTTCATCATTTCCGCGGTGCTGTCGGTTCCTGTCATCGCTCTGGCGATGGTTCCTGTGTTGCAGTTCACCTACTGGCAGTGGATCTCGCTCACGCTGGCAGCTCCCGTCGTGGTGTGGGGCGCGTGGCCGTTCCACCGGGCAGCGTGGACGAATCTGCGTCACGGCGCGGCCACTATGGACACACTGATCTCGATGGGGACCCTGGCCGCGTTCGCCTGGTCGCTGTACGCGCTGCTGTTCGGCACGGCCGGAATGCCGGGAATGACGCACCCGTTCGAGCTGACCGTCCAATCGGGAAGCGGCGACGGGAACATTTACCTCGAAGTCGCCGCCGGGGTAACGACGTTCATCCTCGCCGGCCGGTACTTCGAAGCCCGGTCCAAGCGACGCGCCGGCGCGGCTCTGCGCGCCCTACTGGAACTCGGCGCCAAGGACGTCGCGGTCCTGCGCGACGGCCGCGAACAGCGCATCTCCACTGATCAGCTCGCGGTCGGGGACCACTTCGTTGTCCGCCCTGGCGAGAAGATCCCCACCGACGGCGTGATCGAGGTGGGCAGCTCCGCGGTTGATGCCAGCATGCTTACCGGCGAATCCATCCCCGTCGAGGTCGGCCAGGGTGACTCCGTGACCGGTGCGACGGTCAACGCCGGCGGGCGCCTTGTCGTGCGCGCCACCCGGGTCGGTTCGGACACCCAGCTGGCCCAGATGGCCAAGCTCGTCGAAGACGCACAGACCGGCAAGGCGGCCGTCCAGCGACTCGCCGACCGCATCTCCTCGGTCTTCGTCCCGATCGTGATCGCACTGGCCCTCGGTACGCTCGCGTTCTGGCTGTTCAGCGGCGCCGGTGCCGCGGCCGCGTTCACGGCCGCCGTCGCGGTGCTGATCATCGCCTGCCCCTGCGCACTCGGCCTGGCCACCCCGACCGCGCTACTCGTTGGCACGGGCCGGGGCGCCCAGATGGGCATCTTAATCAAGGGACCCGAGGTGCTGGAGTCCACCCGGCGCATCGACACGGTCGTGCTCGACAAGACCGGCACGGTCACCAGCGGGCAGATGTCGCTGATCGCGGTGCACGCCGCTGACGGCGTGGACGAAAGCGAAGCGCTCTGGTTGGCCGGTGCCGCCGAGCACGCCTCCGAACACCCGCTCGCGCGAGCGATCGCACGCGGTGCCGCCGATCGAGTCGGGCAACTCCCCGCTGTGGAGGAGTTCACCAACGTCGAAGGCCTCGGAGTGCAGGCAGTCGTCAGCGGCCACGCCGTCCTGGTCGGGCGACCCGCGCTGCTGGAACAGTGGAGCCAACCGCTCCCGGACGACCTCGCAGCCGCGCAGACCACCGCCGAGAATCAGGGTCACACAGCGGTCGTCGTGGCCTGGGACGGTCGAGCCTGCGCGGTTCTCGAAGTCGCCGACGCAGTGAAGCCGACCTCCGCCGAGGCCATCGCGCAACTGCGCACACTCGGCCTGCAACCGGTGCTGCTCACCGGAGACAACGACACAGTGGCCCGCACCGTGGCCACCGAGGTCGGTATCGACGAGGTCATCGCCGAGGTACTCCCCCAGGACAAGGTCGACGTGGTCACACGGTTGCAGCGGGAAGGTCGCGTGGTGGCGATGGTCGGCGACGGCATCAACGACGCCGCCGCACTGGCGCAGGCCGACCTCGGACTCGCCATGGGCACCGGCACCGACGTCGCCATCGAAGCCTCCGACCTCACCCTGGTCCGCGGCGACCTCCGTGCCGCGGTCGACGCGATCCGGCTCGCGCGACGCACTCTCGGCACGATCAAGGGCAATCTGTTCTGGGCTTTCGCCTACAACGTCGCTGCCCTGCCGCTGGCCGCCGCCGGACTGCTCAACCCCATGATCGCCGGGGCGGCAATGGGCTTCTCCAGCGTCTTCGTCGTCGCCAACAGCCTGCGCTTGCGCCGATTCCGCAGCACCATCACCGACACACCAGAAACGAGGACCAGCAGCGCCTCCCCTCAGTTGGTCACCACGACAGGCTCCTGA